The following are from one region of the Jatrophihabitans telluris genome:
- a CDS encoding patatin-like phospholipase family protein: MTAKRVPPSSDTRADLTAEHRGPRRPAQPRRAFVFGGGGVLGFAWIVGALTALEHERGVVPAEEDLCVGTSAGAVIAALLGCGVDVDSIRRHQLGMPLPEDPPISWNYAADSGGALPPRPGWRPGSMRLAWGGIRHRHSVPPVVALSGLLPRGRGTLNPIHRMLDTVIEESGSDGGWPDRQTWVVATDYSSGRRVVFGRDGSPSAGLADAVCASCAIPAWYAPIQIGDGAYIDGGTASNASVDLIDPETVDEVYVLAPMAALEPDSPRSPVAMVERRVRKAITRGIVHDVQELQTSGVAVTMLTPGSEDLTAMGANLMNPRRRSDVLHTAMRTVAAQLHHTDLGRSDRQDGAGA, translated from the coding sequence ATGACAGCGAAGCGGGTGCCGCCCTCGTCGGATACGCGGGCCGACCTGACTGCAGAGCATCGCGGGCCGCGCCGGCCGGCTCAACCGCGCCGAGCCTTCGTCTTCGGCGGCGGAGGGGTCCTGGGATTTGCGTGGATCGTCGGAGCACTGACTGCGCTCGAGCATGAGCGTGGCGTTGTCCCCGCGGAGGAGGACCTGTGCGTAGGGACTTCCGCGGGAGCGGTTATCGCTGCGCTGCTCGGATGCGGGGTGGATGTCGACAGCATCCGCCGTCACCAGTTGGGGATGCCGCTACCCGAAGATCCACCGATCAGCTGGAACTACGCGGCCGACTCCGGCGGAGCGTTGCCTCCGCGCCCCGGCTGGCGGCCGGGGTCGATGCGGCTCGCCTGGGGCGGCATACGCCACCGCCATTCGGTGCCGCCGGTTGTAGCGCTGTCGGGGCTTCTGCCACGGGGCCGCGGGACCCTGAATCCGATCCATCGCATGCTCGACACGGTCATCGAGGAGTCAGGCTCGGATGGTGGTTGGCCGGACAGGCAGACCTGGGTCGTGGCCACCGACTATTCCTCCGGGCGGCGCGTGGTGTTCGGTCGCGATGGGTCTCCCTCGGCGGGGTTGGCGGATGCGGTCTGCGCCTCGTGTGCAATTCCTGCCTGGTACGCCCCGATCCAGATCGGCGACGGTGCATACATCGATGGCGGGACTGCCTCGAACGCTTCGGTCGATCTCATCGATCCGGAGACAGTCGATGAGGTTTATGTGCTTGCACCGATGGCCGCGCTGGAACCCGACAGCCCGCGGTCACCGGTCGCAATGGTCGAGCGGCGGGTCCGCAAGGCAATCACGCGGGGGATCGTGCACGATGTGCAGGAGCTCCAGACCAGCGGCGTCGCCGTGACGATGCTGACCCCGGGCTCTGAAGATCTGACGGCGATGGGAGCCAACCTGATGAATCCTCGACGCCGGAGCGACGTGTTGCATACCGCGATGCGCACCGTCGCCGCGCAACTCCATCACACCGACCTCGGCCGGAGTGATCGTCAGGACGGGGCAGGGGCGTGA
- a CDS encoding Rv3235 family protein gives MPFEQPEAQDADFPPARENPGAVGLPEPGAFAKRLVVGVIEIATGRRSAAQLGRHTSPAVQAGLARDAGRITRLGTATRPASVHSVHASTTSAGIAEVAVVVRIEGRFRAIALRLEAQHGRWRCVRLQIG, from the coding sequence TTGCCCTTCGAGCAACCTGAAGCCCAGGACGCGGACTTCCCGCCCGCGCGGGAGAACCCGGGGGCGGTGGGACTGCCGGAGCCGGGTGCGTTCGCCAAGCGGCTGGTGGTGGGCGTGATCGAGATCGCCACCGGCCGGCGCAGCGCGGCTCAACTGGGCCGGCACACGTCCCCAGCCGTGCAGGCCGGCCTGGCTCGCGACGCCGGACGGATCACCAGACTAGGAACCGCCACCCGGCCTGCGTCCGTGCACTCGGTGCATGCGAGCACGACCTCTGCCGGCATCGCCGAGGTTGCGGTCGTGGTGAGAATCGAAGGTCGGTTCAGAGCGATCGCCCTGCGGTTAGAGGCACAACACGGCCGCTGGCGCTGCGTCCGGCTTCAGATCGGGTGA
- a CDS encoding ATP-binding cassette domain-containing protein: MTTARKPQPALPARHSADAHDLIRVHGARVNNLKDVSVEIPKRRLTVFTGVSGSGKSSLVFGTIAAESQRLINETYSAFVQGFMPTLGRPDVDVLDGLTTAIIVDQERMGGDTRSTVGTATDANAMLRILFSRLGRPHIGSPQAFSFNVASLSGAGAVTIERGGSVTKERRSFSITGGMCTRCEGRGAVTDIDLTALFDAAKSLNQGALTIPGYSMDGWFGRIFSGCGFFDPDKPIQRFTKKELHDLLYKAPTKIKVDGINLTYEGLIPKIQKSMLSKDVDSMQPHIRAFVQRAVTFGTCPDCGGTRLSELARSSKIGRINIADACSMQISDLAAWARGLDEPSVAPLIETLQRTLDSFVEIGLGYLSLDRPSGTLSGGEAQRVKMIRHLGSSLTDVTYVFDEPTIGLHPHDIQRMNELLLKLRDKGNTVLVVEHKPEAIAIADHVVDLGPGAGGDGGTVCFEGSVSELRASGTITGRHLDDRAELKHEVRVPTGKLQIKGADRHNLQDIDVDIPLGVLVVVTGVAGSGKSSLIHGSLSGGSGVVTVDQAAIRGSRRSNPATYTGLLEPIRKAFAKANGVKPALFSANSEGACPACNGAGVIYTDLAMMAGVASICEECDGKRFQAGVLEYTFGGKDISQTLAMPVSEAMEFFGAGAARTPAAHKILTHLSDVGLGYLSLGQPLTTLSGGERQRLKLATHMAETGGVYVLDEPTTGLHLADVQQLLALLDRLVDSGKSVIVIEHHQAVMAHADWIIDLGPGAGHDGGRIVYEGTPANLVDGHSTLTGRHLAAYLAT, from the coding sequence ATGACCACGGCCAGAAAACCGCAGCCAGCCTTGCCTGCACGGCATAGCGCGGACGCTCATGATCTGATCCGGGTGCACGGCGCGCGGGTGAACAATCTCAAGGACGTCAGCGTCGAGATTCCGAAGCGGCGACTGACGGTGTTCACCGGGGTCTCGGGTTCGGGTAAGAGTTCACTGGTTTTCGGAACCATCGCCGCGGAGTCGCAGCGGCTGATCAACGAGACCTACAGCGCGTTCGTCCAGGGATTCATGCCGACCCTGGGCCGCCCTGATGTCGATGTCCTCGACGGACTGACCACGGCGATAATCGTTGACCAGGAACGCATGGGTGGCGATACCCGTTCCACAGTCGGAACCGCCACCGATGCCAACGCGATGCTGCGCATTCTCTTCAGCCGGCTCGGCCGGCCGCACATCGGTTCGCCCCAGGCCTTCTCCTTCAACGTGGCTTCCCTTTCCGGCGCGGGGGCCGTGACCATCGAGCGGGGCGGCTCGGTGACGAAGGAGCGGCGAAGCTTCAGCATCACCGGCGGGATGTGCACCCGCTGCGAGGGTCGCGGCGCGGTCACCGATATCGACCTGACCGCTCTGTTCGACGCGGCAAAGTCGCTCAACCAGGGCGCGCTCACCATCCCCGGATACAGCATGGACGGGTGGTTCGGACGGATCTTCAGCGGCTGCGGTTTCTTCGACCCGGACAAGCCGATTCAGCGATTCACCAAGAAGGAACTGCACGATCTCCTGTACAAGGCGCCGACCAAGATCAAGGTCGACGGGATCAACCTCACCTACGAGGGCCTGATTCCCAAGATTCAGAAGTCGATGTTATCCAAGGACGTCGACTCCATGCAGCCGCACATTCGAGCGTTCGTGCAGCGGGCCGTCACCTTCGGCACCTGTCCAGATTGTGGGGGCACTCGGCTCAGCGAGCTGGCACGATCGTCGAAGATCGGCCGAATCAATATCGCCGACGCGTGTTCGATGCAGATCAGCGACCTCGCCGCCTGGGCGCGCGGGCTCGATGAGCCCTCGGTGGCCCCGCTGATCGAGACGCTGCAGAGAACACTCGATTCCTTCGTCGAGATCGGGCTTGGGTACCTCAGTCTCGACCGTCCCTCGGGAACGCTGTCGGGTGGGGAAGCCCAGCGGGTGAAGATGATTCGTCATCTGGGTTCGTCACTTACCGATGTCACCTACGTATTCGACGAGCCGACGATCGGCCTGCATCCGCATGACATCCAGCGCATGAACGAGTTGCTGCTGAAGCTGCGAGACAAGGGCAACACCGTCCTCGTCGTAGAGCACAAACCCGAGGCGATTGCGATTGCCGATCACGTGGTCGACCTCGGCCCTGGCGCAGGCGGCGACGGGGGCACCGTCTGCTTCGAGGGGAGCGTGTCCGAGCTGCGCGCCAGCGGGACCATCACCGGCCGGCACCTCGATGATCGTGCTGAACTCAAGCACGAAGTCCGCGTTCCGACCGGGAAGCTCCAGATCAAAGGTGCGGACCGGCACAACCTCCAGGACATCGACGTCGACATTCCACTCGGGGTGCTGGTCGTCGTGACCGGCGTCGCCGGATCGGGCAAGAGCTCACTGATCCATGGGTCCCTGTCGGGCGGCAGCGGTGTGGTGACGGTTGACCAGGCAGCGATCAGGGGATCACGGCGGAGTAATCCCGCGACGTACACCGGTCTGCTTGAGCCGATCCGCAAGGCGTTCGCCAAGGCCAACGGTGTGAAGCCCGCCCTGTTCAGCGCGAACTCCGAAGGCGCCTGCCCGGCTTGTAATGGCGCTGGCGTCATCTACACCGATCTGGCGATGATGGCCGGCGTCGCGTCCATCTGCGAGGAGTGCGACGGCAAACGGTTCCAAGCAGGAGTCCTGGAGTACACGTTCGGTGGAAAGGACATCAGCCAGACGCTCGCGATGCCGGTGTCGGAGGCTATGGAGTTCTTTGGTGCCGGTGCGGCCAGGACACCTGCGGCACACAAGATTCTGACGCACTTGTCCGACGTCGGTCTCGGCTATCTCAGCCTCGGCCAGCCGCTCACGACCCTGTCCGGCGGCGAACGACAGCGGCTCAAACTGGCGACTCACATGGCTGAGACGGGAGGGGTCTACGTCCTGGACGAGCCCACTACCGGTTTGCACCTGGCCGACGTCCAGCAGCTTCTCGCGCTGCTCGATCGGCTCGTCGACTCCGGCAAGTCGGTCATTGTGATCGAGCATCACCAAGCCGTCATGGCCCACGCGGATTGGATCATCGATCTCGGCCCGGGGGCGGGACACGACGGGGGCCGGATTGTCTACGAGGGGACTCCGGCCAACCTCGTCGACGGTCATTCGACCCTGACCGGCCGCCATCTCGCGGCCTACCTCGCGACCTGA
- a CDS encoding helix-turn-helix domain-containing protein, translated as MTGGRFLTLTDVAEVLNISDSQTYALVRSGELPAIKIGGRGQWRVERDQLESYIARMYDQTRRFVAEHPLLDPAAGGRAAGTEAEQRA; from the coding sequence ATGACCGGCGGGCGATTTCTCACCTTGACCGATGTCGCGGAGGTGCTCAACATCTCCGACTCCCAGACGTACGCGCTCGTGCGATCGGGTGAACTGCCCGCCATCAAGATCGGCGGTCGCGGTCAGTGGCGGGTCGAACGCGACCAGCTCGAGTCCTACATCGCCCGGATGTATGACCAGACTCGCCGGTTCGTGGCCGAGCACCCCCTGCTCGACCCGGCGGCCGGCGGACGTGCCGCCGGCACCGAAGCCGAGCAGCGCGCCTGA
- a CDS encoding SAF domain-containing protein — translation MTAATTSPRPVGSASPGQASPSSPVPRRLRRPTWLDLRLVLGFGLVLSAVLAGASILSGADHRTPVWAVRHDLAAGTVLRSADLAVVPTQLGSSSDRYLPSSAAVVGKALAWPLRAGELLPRSGLDARVSGIEITVPLGRDQGPRLRVGQRVILWLSTKSCRAAVVVSGPVVQDVWTTGGGALSGADTAFSLRLEPTDASRVMGAVDAESAVLRVGVLADGQNPPPATEALDTCMGGQ, via the coding sequence ATGACCGCCGCAACAACCTCGCCTCGCCCCGTTGGGAGCGCTTCGCCTGGGCAAGCGTCGCCGTCCTCGCCCGTTCCGCGCCGACTACGGCGCCCGACCTGGCTGGATCTTCGCCTGGTACTGGGTTTCGGCCTGGTGCTGTCAGCGGTGTTGGCAGGCGCGTCGATCCTCAGCGGTGCCGATCACCGCACGCCCGTATGGGCGGTCCGACACGACCTCGCCGCTGGAACCGTCCTGCGATCGGCCGATCTCGCGGTCGTGCCGACCCAGCTCGGTTCGTCCTCCGATCGGTATCTGCCGTCCTCGGCGGCGGTGGTGGGCAAGGCGCTCGCCTGGCCGCTGCGAGCTGGCGAGCTGCTGCCCCGATCGGGGCTCGATGCGCGGGTATCCGGCATCGAGATCACGGTTCCGCTCGGTCGTGACCAGGGTCCGCGACTGAGAGTTGGCCAACGCGTAATCCTCTGGCTGTCGACCAAGAGTTGCCGGGCGGCCGTCGTGGTCTCGGGTCCCGTCGTGCAGGACGTCTGGACCACTGGAGGCGGGGCGCTCAGCGGTGCCGACACGGCTTTTTCCCTTCGGCTGGAGCCCACGGACGCCTCCCGAGTGATGGGCGCGGTGGATGCCGAGAGCGCAGTACTTCGCGTCGGGGTGCTCGCGGACGGTCAAAACCCACCGCCGGCGACCGAGGCTCTGGACACGTGCATGGGTGGACAGTGA
- the secA gene encoding preprotein translocase subunit SecA — protein MVLNKLLRAGEGKIVRRLTSIADHIDTLEEDYVDLTDAELRALTDQFKERYGDGESLDELLPEAFAVVREAARRTLGQFHYKVQLMGGAALHLGNIAEMKTGEGKTLVSTLPSYLNALSGGGVHVVTTNDYLAARDGDWMGRVHRFLGLSVGKILSNMTPEDRRAAYAADITYGTNNEFGFDYLRDNMAWSTDDLVQRGHNFAVVDEVDSILIDEARTPLIISGPADENQRWYPEFARLAPRMHKDTHYEVEEGKRTIAITEEGVEFVEDQLGMDNLYEAANTPLVGYLNNALKAKELYKRDRDYIVREGEVLIVDEFTGRVLAGRRYNEGMHQAIEAKEGVTIQQENQTLATITLQNYFRLYKRLSGMTGTAQTEAAELHQIYKLGVVPIPTNRPMVRADETDLVYKTEDAKFAAVIDDIAERYEKGQPVLVGTASVAKSELLANLLLRRGIPHEVLNAKQHDREAAIVAMAGRKGAVTVATNMAGRGTDIMLGGNPEFLTDAELRERGLSPAETPEEYEAAWADALAKSKEEVGAEHDEVVELGGLYVLGTERHESRRIDNQLRGRSGRQGDPGESRFYLSLGDDLMVRFNGDRIAALMNFMRLPEDTPIENKQVSKAIASAQTQVEQQNFEIRKNVLKYDEVMNKQRTVIYEERRKVLSGEDISDQIRPMISDVVSGYVEGATSSGYPEEWDLDALWVALKTLYPISLTVEEAIETAGGDRNDLSREFLVEEVVADAQAAYDQREADLGSEVTRELERRVLLSVMDRKWREHLYEMDYLQEGIGLRAMAQRDPLVEYQREGFDMFSAMMEAIKEESVGFLFNLDVQIEEDETPPPSPDEAAVIAEAERVVAEIAAGGGDTHPQISAKGLERNQQKPGLTYSAPTLDSDAPEVRTEKAESGEDSSNSTRAGNARQRRTNPNRGSRGNRRKR, from the coding sequence GTGGTTCTCAACAAGTTGCTGCGCGCCGGCGAAGGCAAGATCGTCCGGCGGCTGACGTCCATCGCCGATCACATCGACACCCTCGAAGAGGATTACGTCGACCTGACCGACGCGGAGCTGCGCGCGCTGACCGACCAGTTCAAGGAGCGCTACGGGGACGGCGAGAGCCTCGACGAGCTGTTGCCCGAGGCGTTCGCCGTGGTCCGGGAAGCCGCGCGGCGCACGCTGGGACAGTTCCATTACAAGGTTCAGCTGATGGGCGGCGCGGCGCTGCACCTGGGCAACATCGCCGAGATGAAGACCGGTGAGGGCAAGACTCTGGTCTCGACCCTCCCGTCCTACCTCAATGCCCTGTCCGGGGGCGGCGTCCATGTCGTGACCACCAACGACTACCTGGCCGCCCGTGACGGCGACTGGATGGGTCGCGTACACCGCTTCCTGGGACTGTCGGTGGGCAAGATCCTGTCCAACATGACCCCTGAGGACCGGCGGGCCGCCTACGCCGCCGACATCACCTACGGGACCAACAACGAGTTCGGGTTCGACTACCTGCGCGACAACATGGCGTGGTCGACGGACGATCTAGTCCAGCGAGGCCACAACTTCGCTGTCGTGGACGAGGTCGACTCGATCCTGATCGACGAGGCTCGGACCCCGTTGATCATTTCCGGGCCGGCTGATGAGAACCAGCGCTGGTACCCCGAGTTCGCACGGTTGGCGCCGCGCATGCACAAGGACACCCACTACGAGGTCGAAGAGGGCAAACGGACGATCGCGATCACCGAGGAGGGGGTGGAGTTCGTCGAGGACCAGCTCGGCATGGACAACCTCTACGAGGCCGCGAACACCCCGCTGGTCGGTTACCTGAACAACGCCCTCAAGGCCAAGGAGCTCTACAAGCGCGACCGTGACTACATCGTCCGCGAGGGCGAGGTGCTCATCGTCGACGAGTTCACCGGGCGTGTGCTGGCCGGCCGCCGTTACAACGAGGGCATGCACCAGGCCATCGAGGCCAAGGAGGGCGTGACGATCCAGCAGGAGAACCAGACGCTGGCGACCATCACGCTGCAGAACTACTTCCGCCTGTACAAGCGGCTCTCCGGGATGACCGGTACCGCGCAGACCGAGGCGGCCGAACTGCACCAGATCTACAAGCTTGGTGTCGTACCGATCCCCACGAACCGGCCGATGGTGCGTGCCGACGAGACCGATCTCGTGTACAAGACCGAGGACGCGAAGTTCGCCGCGGTCATCGACGACATCGCCGAGCGTTACGAGAAGGGCCAGCCGGTCCTCGTCGGCACCGCCAGCGTCGCGAAGTCGGAGTTGCTGGCCAACCTGCTGCTGCGACGGGGCATTCCGCACGAGGTCCTCAACGCCAAGCAGCACGACCGCGAGGCCGCGATCGTGGCCATGGCCGGTCGCAAGGGCGCGGTCACGGTCGCGACCAACATGGCCGGTCGAGGGACCGACATCATGCTCGGCGGCAACCCCGAGTTCCTGACCGACGCGGAGCTGCGCGAGAGGGGTCTGTCGCCCGCCGAGACTCCCGAGGAGTACGAGGCCGCGTGGGCCGACGCCCTGGCGAAGTCCAAGGAGGAGGTCGGGGCAGAACACGACGAGGTCGTCGAGCTCGGCGGCCTTTATGTGCTGGGCACCGAGCGGCACGAGTCCCGACGGATCGACAACCAGCTGCGCGGTCGCTCCGGCCGGCAGGGTGACCCGGGGGAGTCGCGTTTCTACCTCTCCCTGGGCGATGACCTCATGGTTCGGTTCAACGGCGACCGGATTGCCGCGCTGATGAACTTCATGCGCCTTCCCGAAGACACACCGATCGAGAACAAGCAGGTTTCGAAGGCCATCGCCTCGGCGCAGACCCAGGTCGAGCAGCAGAACTTCGAGATCCGCAAGAACGTGCTCAAGTACGACGAGGTCATGAACAAGCAGCGCACCGTGATCTATGAGGAACGGCGCAAGGTGCTGTCCGGTGAGGACATCTCCGACCAGATCCGCCCGATGATCAGCGACGTCGTCAGTGGCTACGTCGAGGGCGCGACCTCGTCCGGTTATCCGGAGGAGTGGGACCTGGACGCGCTCTGGGTGGCACTCAAGACGCTGTACCCGATCTCGCTGACGGTGGAGGAGGCCATTGAGACCGCCGGAGGTGACCGGAACGACCTGAGCCGGGAATTCCTGGTCGAGGAGGTCGTCGCTGACGCCCAGGCGGCTTACGACCAGCGCGAGGCGGATCTCGGTTCGGAGGTCACCCGCGAGCTGGAGCGGCGCGTGCTGCTGTCCGTGATGGACCGCAAGTGGCGCGAGCATCTCTACGAGATGGACTATCTGCAGGAGGGCATCGGCCTGCGTGCGATGGCCCAACGCGACCCGCTCGTGGAGTACCAGCGTGAGGGCTTCGACATGTTCAGCGCCATGATGGAAGCGATCAAGGAGGAATCCGTCGGCTTCTTGTTCAACCTCGACGTGCAGATCGAGGAGGACGAGACGCCGCCCCCGAGCCCCGATGAGGCGGCAGTCATCGCTGAGGCCGAACGGGTCGTCGCCGAGATCGCCGCGGGCGGCGGGGATACCCACCCGCAGATTTCGGCCAAGGGGCTGGAGCGAAACCAGCAGAAGCCCGGACTGACCTATAGTGCGCCAACTCTCGACTCCGACGCGCCCGAGGTTCGGACCGAGAAGGCGGAGTCAGGCGAGGATTCTTCCAACAGCACCAGGGCCGGCAACGCGCGCCAGCGCCGCACGAACCCCAACCGCGGGTCCCGGGGCAACCGCCGCAAGCGCTGA
- a CDS encoding AAA family ATPase produces the protein MDLVELLAVVASGQAEAVLLDAELRGLDADAVDRMLAAGVAVVAVLPERAPAARGTGAMADLSELAAAPELPDSAAWPAPVADLDPAVERVRAVGVEHVVPANAAVEVFLSVVQHALNRNRPESEPPSHDFADPAFASSLPVQTDSSTPSVQSLNGLVRGSVVAVWGPTGAPGRSTVAVNLADEIAELGRSAMVVDADVYGGVGAALLGLLDESAGIAAACRQAQARRLDPSALASLAWQLNPRLRILTGLTRADRWPELRPTAFSSVLEISRHLVEFTVVDVGFNLESDEELSFDTMAPRRNGVTLAALEHADLVLAVASADPIGVQRLVRGLVELREVEIDTPLWVVANGVRRGPVPGDPRQSIDEALQRFAGRTVAAALPYDREGLDAALSQGKTIREAAPSSGYRRAMQELAAAVVGVPSPSRRRASARAGRRRA, from the coding sequence ATGGATCTGGTCGAGTTGCTCGCCGTGGTTGCGTCCGGCCAGGCCGAAGCGGTCCTGCTCGATGCGGAGCTTCGAGGTCTGGACGCGGACGCCGTCGATCGGATGCTGGCGGCGGGAGTCGCAGTCGTGGCCGTGCTTCCGGAGCGCGCCCCGGCCGCGCGGGGTACGGGGGCGATGGCGGACCTGTCGGAGCTGGCCGCTGCCCCCGAGCTGCCCGATTCGGCCGCGTGGCCCGCACCGGTGGCCGACCTCGATCCGGCCGTGGAACGTGTGCGAGCAGTAGGCGTCGAGCACGTCGTGCCCGCGAACGCTGCCGTTGAGGTGTTCTTGTCCGTGGTGCAGCACGCGCTCAACCGAAATCGTCCCGAGTCCGAACCGCCTTCTCATGACTTTGCCGACCCGGCGTTCGCGAGCAGCCTGCCGGTGCAGACGGATTCGTCCACACCGTCAGTTCAGTCACTGAACGGACTCGTCCGCGGTTCGGTCGTAGCGGTGTGGGGCCCGACCGGAGCTCCAGGGCGAAGCACGGTCGCCGTCAACCTTGCCGATGAGATCGCAGAGCTTGGACGCTCGGCCATGGTCGTAGATGCCGATGTCTACGGAGGAGTCGGAGCGGCGTTGCTCGGTCTGTTGGACGAATCCGCCGGTATTGCCGCTGCCTGCCGTCAGGCCCAGGCGCGGCGACTCGATCCCAGCGCGTTGGCCTCGTTGGCGTGGCAGCTGAACCCGCGGCTGCGGATTCTGACGGGGTTGACCCGGGCGGACCGGTGGCCGGAGCTGAGGCCGACCGCGTTCTCCTCGGTGCTGGAAATCAGCCGGCATCTCGTCGAGTTCACCGTGGTCGACGTGGGTTTCAACCTGGAGAGCGACGAGGAGCTCAGCTTCGACACCATGGCCCCGCGCCGAAACGGCGTGACGCTCGCCGCCCTCGAGCATGCCGACCTGGTCTTGGCGGTCGCCTCGGCCGATCCGATCGGTGTTCAGCGGCTGGTCAGGGGGCTCGTCGAGTTGAGGGAGGTCGAGATCGACACGCCGCTATGGGTGGTGGCGAACGGGGTGCGCCGCGGGCCGGTTCCGGGAGACCCGCGTCAATCCATCGACGAGGCCCTCCAGCGCTTCGCCGGCCGCACGGTCGCCGCCGCGCTCCCATACGACCGGGAGGGGCTCGATGCCGCGCTCTCGCAAGGAAAGACCATCCGTGAGGCGGCTCCCAGCAGCGGCTACCGCCGCGCGATGCAGGAGCTGGCGGCTGCGGTGGTAGGAGTGCCCTCGCCATCGCGTCGCCGCGCGTCGGCGAGGGCCGGACGTCGACGGGCCTAG
- a CDS encoding WS/DGAT/MGAT family O-acyltransferase, whose protein sequence is MADRLSSLDVSFLYLEGPTTPMHVGGLAVFAQPSGGFDYDTLADLISKRISLVPRYRQRIKSVPGHLASPVWVDDADFDLSYHLRRSALPKPGSEEQLRELLARVQSRPLDRNRPLWEMYLVEGLSDDRFAIITKTHHAMVDGISAIDISQVILDVSPVPREIPDDLWMPRQEPGAINLVADAVGELVRRPSAVVDTVRLGLADVRSIGNQVGAAVGGLLSAARIAARPAPGSPLNATIGSQRRYAVARTDLDDYRAIRKEFDATINDVVLATVAGAIRDWLLTRGESVTPASVVRAMVPVSIRAEHQSGALGNRVSSYLVDLPVGEPNPVLRLSQVSYAMKAHKESGQSVGADALVALSGFAPPTLHALGARAANSFTRRLFNVVVTNVPGPQFPLYAAGAKMLQMYPVVPLAAGQAVSIGLTSYDGGVYFGLNADRDAMYDADVLATLIEESLQELLEASQAPRQGRNGRRR, encoded by the coding sequence ATGGCTGACAGGCTGAGCTCGCTGGACGTCTCGTTCCTCTATCTCGAGGGTCCGACGACGCCGATGCATGTAGGCGGTCTGGCGGTCTTCGCCCAGCCGTCCGGCGGTTTCGACTACGACACCCTGGCCGATCTGATCTCCAAGCGAATCTCGTTGGTGCCGCGTTACCGGCAGCGAATCAAGTCGGTGCCAGGCCATCTGGCCTCGCCCGTGTGGGTCGATGACGCCGACTTCGACCTGAGCTACCACCTGCGCCGCTCGGCGTTGCCGAAGCCGGGGTCTGAGGAACAGCTGCGAGAACTGCTTGCCCGCGTCCAGTCCCGTCCATTGGATCGCAACCGGCCGCTGTGGGAGATGTATCTCGTCGAGGGGTTGTCCGACGACCGATTTGCGATCATCACCAAGACCCACCACGCGATGGTCGATGGAATCAGTGCGATCGACATAAGTCAGGTAATTCTGGACGTGAGCCCGGTTCCGCGGGAGATTCCCGACGATCTGTGGATGCCGCGCCAGGAGCCGGGAGCGATAAATCTCGTCGCGGACGCCGTGGGAGAACTGGTGCGCCGCCCGAGTGCGGTGGTCGACACGGTCCGGCTGGGCCTGGCTGATGTTCGCAGCATCGGAAACCAGGTCGGGGCTGCTGTTGGCGGCCTGCTCTCGGCGGCCCGAATTGCCGCCCGTCCAGCTCCGGGATCTCCGTTGAACGCGACGATCGGGTCTCAGCGGAGGTACGCAGTCGCGCGCACCGACCTGGACGACTATCGCGCGATACGGAAGGAGTTCGACGCCACGATCAACGACGTTGTCCTGGCCACCGTCGCCGGGGCGATCAGGGATTGGCTGCTCACTCGCGGGGAATCGGTGACTCCGGCTTCCGTGGTGCGCGCCATGGTCCCGGTCAGCATCCGCGCCGAACACCAGTCCGGCGCGTTGGGTAACCGCGTCTCGTCCTATTTGGTCGACCTCCCCGTAGGCGAACCGAATCCCGTGCTACGCCTGTCGCAGGTCAGTTACGCCATGAAGGCGCATAAGGAGTCCGGCCAGTCGGTCGGAGCGGATGCGCTGGTGGCCTTGTCCGGCTTCGCGCCACCGACGCTGCACGCGCTCGGAGCGCGGGCCGCGAACAGCTTCACACGCAGGTTGTTCAACGTCGTGGTCACCAACGTGCCCGGTCCCCAGTTCCCCTTGTACGCCGCGGGCGCCAAGATGCTCCAGATGTATCCGGTGGTGCCGCTGGCCGCGGGGCAAGCGGTCTCGATCGGGCTCACGTCCTATGACGGTGGTGTGTATTTCGGGTTGAACGCCGACCGGGACGCGATGTACGACGCAGACGTGCTGGCAACGCTCATCGAGGAGTCGTTGCAGGAACTTCTCGAGGCGAGTCAGGCACCACGCCAAGGTCGAAACGGGCGTCGCCGATGA